The region ACAAATGTCTTATCAGAGTCCTCCATGTGAGGCTCGTTAAACCCTAGTCCAGCAAACAACGGCGCCATTAACTCTCTAGCCTCATCGGAAGAGTCATCACTCTCATCATCATCAACGTCGATAACGGCGCGGTTAACCATGCATTGACTGACGTCGATGTCGTCTACCGGAGAGGGCGCCGTGTGGAAAGCGTCCGGAGAGCCGCACTGGGATTCCGGCGAGGAGAGAATGATAATGACTTCAGGAGTGGTCGTCGGCGGCGGCGATTGGGGCTCGTGAGGGTTGCCTTGGGATTCCGGCGAGGAAAGAATGACAATGACTTCAGGAGTGGTTGTCGGCGGTGGCGTGTGGGCCTCGTGAGGGACGGCTTGGGAGTTGTCCTGGGTTTCCGGCGGCGAAAGCATGACAACGGAGTCGGCAGTGCTCGTCGGCAGCGGGGGTTCACTCCAATCGGCGGCATCCAAGAGGCTTTCCTGCGACGAAGAAATCCTACAGTCCGACAAGGACAAGAAACTGGAGAAATCGTCCATCACAGTGTTTTTTGAACGAATGTGTTTTGTGAGGATAGTTTGAGTCTTTTGATGCACTTTAATATTAACCAGGACATATTTGGaattacatgtatatatatataattaaggTTTAATCATCTACTTGGctcctgtctttgtctcgccgtctgaaattagtctctccccggaaaatttacaaatttgGGTCCcctcgtttgcaataagtttGGAGcagatcctcgccggagcccgaagctccggcgagtgatgaatagaCATGCTGACTGGATAAATGAGACTGACGtgtcaaggaaaaaaaatattaaaaattaaaaagtaaaatacaaatcagtttttttaaattaacaATCCCTAATTAATCCTAAAAACTAACTAATCTTAATTAACTTACTAAcactaatctaattaacaaaatcaatttcccCCAAAATTCTTATCTATGTTTTTGCTTTTGCTTCTGCTTCAAATTCTGGAATATTGAAGCAAGACCCAGGTTCTGAAAATGGAAGCACCATGCGCATAACACCATACTCCTCTTCTTTTTGCAACTTCTCCCTCATCCCACATACAAAATCAGCAAACCCAAATGGAAGCATCATAGAAAGATTACAAAACTCAGAAAACCAAATAACCCAGAAACCCCACCCCCCATTAAACCCACCCCCAATCCAGCAAACCCAGTAACCAACCCACCACAATAGAGCCAGTCAAAAAGATATggcagattcaaaaactctgcAACGAAAGAGAAAGGgaagggaagaagaaaaagggatCCTCATAGTGGTTTATCAAGTCTGTAGATTTGCAAGTAAAGATTGGGGTTTTTGGATTCAAAGCCGGAAATCCCTCATGTAgttttgggtttggggtttCTGGATTCTGGGTTAGGGTTTTGGATTTGGGGATTCTGGGTTGAAAGGAGAGATTTGGGGTTTCTTGATAGAGATTTTTGTAGCTGCTTTTCCCTCTCATGAATTTTTCTCTCGCCTTCAATCTCCTCACCGAGTCTGGATGTGGCTAAGTTGTCCTGAACTACTTTGATCTTCATATGTGTTTACTCTTCCATGGCAGCACATGAATTTCACGGTAGCCTCTCTTTCTTCTCACCCCAGGTTCCTTCCGTGCCCATGGATTTCGTTGTTGAAGATGGTGGGTTGgtagacggcgagacaaagacaggggccaagtagacgattaaccctataattaatttctaaaaaaataactaaatctttttttaaacaaaacttTGTTCATTAAAAAGAAGAGGCCAAGAGTCATAACATCATTCTGAATTAAAGGACAAACCAAATCAGGGGCTTCTTCCATTCAAACATTAAAATCACACGAAAAAGAAAAGTTGGCGAAACCATTAGCCGCAATGTTTCACAAACGCCTAACAAAAAAACTCAGCAAAATCAAAAAGAGAAGTTAAACTACGACAATCATGAATGATGGAATCCAAATAGAAAGTTCTCCAGACTTGCGTTTCGAAGCCTCAAAATGCTGTGAGCAATTTATTTCAAAACAAAGTTTCTGGAACCCAAGATCAGAAGTTAAGAACATCGCCCATCTGAACCCAAGTGTTTTGGCCACGACCAGGGATAAAGCTTCCACCGGGGAAGAAC is a window of Lotus japonicus ecotype B-129 chromosome 5, LjGifu_v1.2 DNA encoding:
- the LOC130721039 gene encoding uncharacterized protein LOC130721039 codes for the protein MDDFSSFLSLSDCRISSSQESLLDAADWSEPPLPTSTADSVVMLSPPETQDNSQAVPHEAHTPPPTTTPEVIVILSSPESQGNPHEPQSPPPTTTPEVIIILSSPESQCGSPDAFHTAPSPVDDIDVSQCMVNRAVIDVDDDESDDSSDEARELMAPLFAGLGFNEPHMEDSDKTFVPESSRAAVCRRRLDGELKVSEREREVKRMKFSAEASSGVVENRFVLVEPSDVVENRFVLVEPTGHVNSQASREREVKRMKFSDNNEGVKANFVANLQPRQNEGGQTDHVNSQASRSNMQGRRVLPSSFLEKPRKERRYPSAFEVLKALAENDKDGLCGMDLVEAARRLFSKCKGSG